Proteins encoded together in one Bacteroides ovatus window:
- a CDS encoding SusE domain-containing protein, which translates to MKNGYIFKKNLLRFFFLTLASCFMVACNDDDDTTDLLDNRTSLVLTPSDYEIELKEDTPDEVALTLNWTEADPIGSDYYISYLYKMDLENNSFGTNTMIREYIDDDFSKSYTHKELQSLLVSKWKQHPGDLVKLQARIIGSIEGPKFVKPEVSTVTIKVKMYSEKTFVADHLYMSGTAVNGEDIEILPMESQPKRYVSICDLKAGNLHFPIVWKDENKINAISPVTAEQQITDGAMEAKIKGTDNAGYWVIPEDGQYRVVVDFETRTVTIGLASNFIEADKIYIAGTCVSADVEMTRTIEDENQYAFHAELQPGTIYFPILFNGQKDMAIAPEESGDFTDGTAMNISTMSPEAAALAYHWNIKTAGVYRVVININTKKVTIYSPETDPKPMVVSWTWNNNTVTTTIERVFIWGPYDGWAKDGTGDTGFTMAHSMTPSLANPYLFIYKGAELPRKNSIKDKDGNAHPGGLNFKVGPQSAGCYTFGSTADAIRGSYDGCLDIAESDYNQKQTVVGGQANNRYAFFSVPVGVNYIELDIKELTVFFDKR; encoded by the coding sequence ATGAAAAACGGATATATATTTAAGAAGAACCTTTTACGGTTCTTCTTCCTGACACTTGCTTCGTGTTTCATGGTAGCATGTAATGATGATGACGATACTACTGATTTGCTCGATAATCGTACAAGTTTAGTCCTGACTCCTTCTGATTATGAAATAGAACTCAAGGAAGATACCCCGGATGAGGTTGCATTGACGTTAAACTGGACGGAAGCTGATCCAATAGGCTCTGACTATTATATCTCCTATCTTTATAAAATGGATCTGGAAAATAACAGTTTTGGAACAAACACAATGATAAGAGAGTATATTGATGATGATTTTTCTAAAAGTTATACTCATAAAGAATTGCAAAGTTTATTGGTGTCAAAGTGGAAGCAGCATCCTGGTGATTTAGTAAAGTTACAAGCCCGTATTATCGGTTCTATAGAAGGCCCAAAGTTTGTAAAACCGGAAGTTTCTACAGTTACTATAAAAGTAAAGATGTATTCTGAAAAGACCTTTGTTGCAGACCATCTTTATATGTCAGGCACAGCTGTTAATGGTGAAGATATTGAAATCTTGCCAATGGAAAGTCAGCCGAAGCGTTATGTTTCCATTTGTGACTTGAAGGCAGGTAACCTTCACTTCCCGATTGTTTGGAAAGATGAAAATAAGATTAATGCCATTTCACCAGTTACTGCAGAACAACAGATTACTGATGGAGCAATGGAAGCTAAAATTAAGGGAACAGATAATGCTGGATATTGGGTGATTCCTGAAGATGGGCAGTATCGTGTAGTGGTAGATTTTGAAACACGTACCGTTACTATAGGTTTGGCTAGTAATTTTATAGAAGCTGATAAAATCTATATTGCCGGAACTTGTGTTAGCGCAGATGTAGAGATGACTCGCACGATAGAAGATGAAAATCAATATGCGTTCCATGCAGAACTGCAACCTGGTACTATTTATTTCCCGATCTTGTTTAATGGACAGAAAGATATGGCTATTGCTCCCGAAGAATCGGGCGATTTTACAGATGGTACAGCAATGAATATCTCGACAATGAGCCCGGAAGCAGCTGCACTTGCTTATCATTGGAATATTAAGACTGCAGGTGTCTATCGTGTTGTGATTAATATAAATACTAAAAAGGTTACGATTTACTCCCCCGAAACAGATCCTAAACCAATGGTTGTTTCGTGGACATGGAATAATAATACGGTGACTACCACTATTGAAAGAGTCTTTATTTGGGGACCATACGATGGATGGGCTAAAGATGGCACTGGTGATACAGGATTCACTATGGCTCATTCTATGACACCTAGTTTGGCAAATCCTTATTTGTTTATATACAAAGGAGCGGAGTTACCCAGAAAGAATTCCATTAAAGACAAAGATGGAAATGCACATCCGGGTGGATTGAACTTTAAAGTCGGACCGCAAAGTGCCGGTTGCTATACCTTTGGTTCAACAGCAGATGCCATCAGAGGATCTTATGACGGTTGCCTTGATATTGCAGAGAGTGACTACAATCAGAAACAGACTGTAGTCGGTGGCCAAGCTAACAACCGCTATGCTTTCTTTAGTGTACCTGTAGGAGTTAATTACATAGAATTAGATATTAAAGAACTGACAGTATTCTTTGATAAGAGATAA
- a CDS encoding RagB/SusD family nutrient uptake outer membrane protein codes for MKNSILKFIVLSIITTFAFSSCSDYLDKQPDDQLDLESVFENKKNMERWLAYVYRGLPEYYTYDGPDAIADELIPSVGWEAQGFKAIQYQKGNWTADNPGVITYWNTYPKYIRSAYLFIKHAHPLEAVPAEEVDFMKAECRFFIAYYNSMMAIAYGSVPIIREASESTSADDLMLKQEPFYNVIDWADQEMLEASKQLPATQTEDKKYGRVTSVGCLAMRARILLFAASDLVNGNPALANIKNIDGTPIFNSTHDPERWKRAVDACKLVIDEAEASGYHLHYEYLDNGDIDPFLSYQNAVMKRWNEANRELLFVRTMDSGGWYDKNCIPRGLGINGVGAIGITQSLVDAFFMRNGQRPIIGYNSDGSPKVNPDANYSETGFSTQKETYSTKWQYGSSEGDRNKDENVVVDANTYKMYCDREPRFYISVLHNEQWHIGGKRNTDFYMDGKDGGPSHDAPWSGYLVRKRVDPSANPKEGSGDYKNRHGALCRLAEIYLSYAEALNEYSIEKGTYTANQKEILKYVNLIRERAGIPEYSVSAEEGKITAPSDPVEMRELIRQERRVELNCESGLRFNDLRRWKLAEKVLDGDFYGMNAYIKVSDADYRNKYYTRTVYQTRKFISYWWPIPQDDIDKNWNLVQTPDWTVGNQ; via the coding sequence ATGAAAAATAGCATATTAAAATTTATAGTATTAAGTATTATTACGACATTTGCTTTTTCTTCTTGTTCTGATTATCTGGATAAGCAACCGGATGACCAGTTGGACTTAGAATCAGTATTTGAGAATAAAAAGAATATGGAACGTTGGCTGGCATATGTTTATCGCGGCCTGCCTGAATATTATACTTATGATGGTCCGGATGCCATAGCTGATGAACTGATTCCTTCGGTTGGTTGGGAAGCGCAAGGATTTAAAGCCATTCAATATCAAAAAGGTAACTGGACAGCAGACAATCCCGGAGTAATTACTTATTGGAATACTTATCCTAAATATATCCGTTCCGCTTATTTGTTTATCAAACATGCTCACCCGCTGGAGGCTGTACCGGCTGAAGAAGTGGACTTTATGAAAGCTGAATGTCGTTTCTTTATAGCTTATTATAATTCTATGATGGCTATAGCTTATGGTTCAGTTCCCATTATTCGCGAGGCTAGTGAAAGTACTTCGGCTGATGATTTGATGTTGAAACAAGAGCCGTTTTATAATGTAATTGATTGGGCGGATCAAGAAATGTTGGAAGCCTCAAAACAATTACCTGCCACTCAAACTGAAGATAAGAAATATGGTCGTGTAACTTCTGTCGGGTGCTTGGCAATGCGTGCGCGTATCTTATTATTTGCTGCAAGTGACTTGGTGAATGGTAATCCTGCATTGGCGAATATAAAAAACATTGATGGAACCCCTATCTTTAATTCTACACATGATCCGGAACGATGGAAAAGGGCAGTGGATGCTTGTAAACTGGTTATAGATGAGGCGGAAGCATCTGGCTATCATTTGCATTATGAATATTTGGATAACGGTGATATTGATCCTTTTCTTTCTTATCAAAATGCAGTGATGAAGAGATGGAATGAAGCCAACAGAGAATTACTGTTTGTTCGTACAATGGATTCCGGTGGATGGTATGATAAAAACTGTATCCCACGTGGTTTGGGTATTAATGGCGTGGGAGCGATCGGAATAACTCAATCTTTGGTTGATGCTTTTTTCATGAGAAACGGTCAAAGACCTATTATAGGCTATAATTCGGATGGCTCTCCTAAAGTTAATCCAGATGCTAATTATTCAGAGACAGGCTTTAGTACGCAAAAAGAGACTTATTCTACAAAGTGGCAGTATGGGTCTTCAGAAGGAGATCGTAATAAAGATGAAAATGTAGTTGTAGACGCCAATACATATAAAATGTATTGTGATCGCGAGCCTCGTTTTTATATTTCAGTACTGCATAACGAACAATGGCATATTGGTGGTAAGAGAAATACTGACTTTTATATGGATGGTAAAGACGGTGGTCCCTCTCACGACGCTCCATGGAGCGGCTATCTGGTACGTAAGAGAGTAGACCCATCTGCAAATCCCAAAGAAGGCAGTGGAGATTATAAAAACCGTCATGGTGCATTATGTCGTTTGGCAGAGATCTATTTAAGTTATGCTGAGGCGTTAAATGAATATAGCATTGAGAAGGGCACTTATACTGCTAATCAAAAAGAGATTCTGAAATATGTCAATTTGATTCGTGAGCGTGCGGGTATTCCCGAATATAGTGTTTCAGCTGAAGAAGGCAAGATAACAGCCCCATCAGATCCTGTAGAAATGCGCGAGTTAATTCGTCAAGAAAGGCGTGTGGAATTGAATTGTGAATCTGGACTTCGTTTTAATGATCTGCGTCGCTGGAAATTAGCCGAGAAAGTATTGGATGGTGATTTTTATGGCATGAATGCTTATATTAAAGTATCCGATGCGGACTATAGAAATAAATATTATACTCGTACAGTATATCAGACACGTAAATTTATAAGCTATTGGTGGCCTATTCCACAGGACGATATTGATAAGAATTGGAATTTGGTACAAACTCCTGACTGGACCGTCGGAAACCAATAA
- a CDS encoding TonB-dependent receptor has product MVKKTIFLHLKKRLKLFCIINVFFMIPFSSFGTNSISWNSEEDLFSVQYENVTVKDILDYIEKHSKYIFIYSANVQKNLNNKVSISVSNKKIDAVLKELFSETGLNYKMSGRQITISVPEAPKVQQTAQQKGIKVTGNVSDEKGEPLIGVTIILKNDSTVHALTDMNGNYSIIVPERKSVLSFRYIGFVPKEEVVNNRKVVNVQMVEDVGQLDEVVVVAYGAQKKESVVGSITTIEPAKLKVSTTRSISNNLAGTVAGVLAVQRSGEPGYDNSSFWIRGISTFQDAGQNPLVLIDGIERDLNNIDPEEIESFSVLKDAAASAVYGVRGANGVILINTKRGQVGKPRVTVKAEFAATQPVKLPEYLGAADYMQVLDDILMDTGQQPKYTDRIAKTRAGYDPDLYPDVNWMDAIANDYASNQRVTVDISGGTETLRYSFVAAAYNERGILKRDKSYDWDPTIKLQRYNVRSNVDLKLSPTTQLRFNIGGYLQDRNSTTKDISQIFQKAFVAVPHAFPAQYSSGQIPTTEEPNVWSWATQSGYKRKSDSKIETLFSVEQDLKFLLPGLKVKGTFSFDRFSSGTVSRGKTPDYYVPATGRDDEGNLIIASKSNGTNFLDYSKSGDYGNKSVYMEATLSYDRTFAEKHSVAAMLLFNRRNYDDGSKLPYRNQGLAGRASYTYSGKYVGEFNFGYNGSENFAKGKRYGFFPSGAIGWIVSEEAFMQPLRKVISKLKLRASYGQVGNANLGGRRFAYLSTITDDYETLNMYKWGLDSSYGLTGMAEGEFAVQDLTWEIVNKMNLGVELGFLNGMIDLQLDYFDERRKDIFMPRESVPMTAGFMKQPWKNFGKVTNQGVEVSLNVNKQFGKDLFVSLMGTFTYAHNEITEKDEPSAVVGTNRAETGHPVGQLTGYIAEGLFTADDFEDVSTGKLKEGIPTQSFVGKLRPGDIRYRDVNGDGKVDVFDKSPIGGTKDPEIVYGFGLNMKYKNLDFGALFQGIGRSWNILGSSIIPGANRGVTGNMFTNANDRWTVDNPSQNVFYPRLDDGINSNNNQSSTWWLRNMSFLRLKNIELGYSLPKNLWRNTTVISGIRLFVRGTNLLTFSKFDLWDPEVENTTGAAYPIMKSLSAGFEIKF; this is encoded by the coding sequence ATGGTAAAGAAAACTATTTTTCTACACTTAAAGAAAAGACTTAAGCTTTTTTGCATTATAAACGTCTTTTTTATGATTCCATTCTCTTCATTCGGTACTAATTCTATTAGTTGGAATTCCGAAGAAGATTTATTCTCAGTACAGTATGAGAATGTTACAGTTAAAGATATTTTAGATTATATCGAAAAACATAGTAAGTATATTTTTATTTACTCTGCTAATGTTCAGAAAAATCTGAATAACAAAGTCTCCATTTCAGTTTCCAATAAGAAAATAGATGCTGTATTAAAAGAGTTGTTCTCAGAGACAGGACTGAATTATAAGATGTCGGGGAGACAAATTACTATTTCGGTGCCAGAAGCTCCTAAAGTACAACAAACTGCACAACAAAAGGGTATTAAGGTAACAGGTAACGTTTCAGATGAAAAAGGTGAGCCTTTGATTGGTGTAACAATCATTTTGAAAAATGATTCTACAGTACATGCGTTGACAGACATGAATGGTAATTATAGTATTATTGTTCCTGAAAGAAAATCTGTACTTTCTTTTCGTTATATTGGTTTTGTTCCTAAAGAAGAGGTTGTTAATAACCGGAAGGTTGTTAATGTACAAATGGTAGAAGATGTTGGTCAATTAGATGAGGTTGTAGTAGTTGCCTATGGCGCACAAAAGAAAGAGTCTGTTGTTGGTTCTATCACAACGATTGAACCTGCTAAGTTAAAGGTTTCTACTACTCGTTCAATAAGTAATAATCTGGCTGGTACGGTTGCCGGTGTATTAGCTGTGCAACGTTCTGGTGAACCGGGATATGATAACTCTTCTTTCTGGATTCGTGGTATTAGTACGTTCCAGGATGCCGGACAAAACCCATTGGTTTTGATTGATGGTATAGAACGCGATTTGAATAATATTGATCCTGAAGAGATAGAATCTTTTTCTGTGTTGAAAGATGCTGCTGCAAGTGCTGTTTATGGAGTGCGGGGAGCTAATGGTGTTATTTTAATTAATACGAAACGCGGACAAGTTGGTAAACCTCGTGTGACTGTAAAGGCTGAATTTGCAGCTACACAGCCGGTTAAACTTCCTGAGTATTTGGGTGCAGCGGATTATATGCAGGTTTTGGATGATATCTTGATGGATACAGGACAACAACCTAAATATACAGATCGTATTGCAAAAACTCGTGCAGGGTATGATCCTGATTTATATCCGGACGTGAATTGGATGGATGCAATTGCAAATGATTATGCTTCGAATCAGCGTGTAACAGTAGATATTTCCGGTGGTACAGAGACATTACGTTATTCTTTTGTTGCTGCTGCGTATAATGAACGTGGTATTTTGAAACGTGATAAAAGCTATGATTGGGATCCTACTATTAAATTACAACGTTATAACGTGCGTTCTAATGTGGATTTGAAATTAAGTCCTACTACGCAATTACGTTTTAATATTGGTGGATATTTGCAAGATAGAAATTCTACAACGAAAGATATATCTCAAATTTTCCAGAAAGCGTTCGTTGCTGTTCCTCATGCTTTCCCTGCACAATATTCCAGTGGGCAGATACCGACAACAGAGGAGCCAAACGTTTGGTCATGGGCTACTCAAAGTGGATATAAAAGAAAAAGCGACAGTAAGATTGAAACACTGTTTTCTGTAGAACAAGATTTGAAATTCCTGCTTCCGGGATTGAAAGTAAAAGGAACATTCTCATTTGACAGGTTTTCTTCGGGTACTGTTTCTCGTGGAAAGACACCGGATTATTATGTGCCTGCTACAGGACGTGATGATGAAGGTAATTTGATTATAGCATCAAAATCCAATGGTACTAATTTCCTGGATTACTCAAAAAGCGGTGATTATGGAAATAAGAGCGTATATATGGAAGCTACTTTGTCTTATGACCGTACATTCGCCGAGAAACATTCCGTTGCTGCAATGTTATTGTTTAATCGTCGTAATTATGATGATGGAAGCAAGTTGCCTTACCGTAATCAGGGATTGGCAGGACGTGCATCTTATACCTATTCGGGTAAGTATGTAGGTGAATTTAATTTTGGCTATAATGGTTCTGAAAATTTTGCCAAAGGCAAGCGTTATGGCTTTTTCCCTTCAGGAGCCATTGGTTGGATTGTATCGGAAGAGGCATTTATGCAACCATTGCGTAAAGTCATATCTAAATTGAAATTGCGTGCATCCTATGGTCAGGTAGGTAATGCTAATTTAGGTGGACGCCGTTTTGCATACCTCTCTACAATTACCGATGACTATGAGACATTAAACATGTATAAATGGGGATTGGATAGCAGTTATGGCTTAACTGGTATGGCAGAAGGCGAGTTTGCAGTACAAGATTTGACATGGGAGATTGTTAATAAGATGAATTTGGGGGTTGAGCTAGGTTTCCTGAATGGTATGATTGATTTGCAATTAGACTATTTCGATGAACGCCGTAAAGATATATTTATGCCACGTGAGTCTGTTCCAATGACAGCTGGATTTATGAAGCAGCCTTGGAAGAATTTTGGAAAAGTGACTAATCAGGGTGTAGAAGTTTCTTTAAATGTTAATAAACAGTTTGGCAAGGATTTATTTGTCAGCTTAATGGGAACATTTACCTATGCTCATAATGAAATAACAGAAAAGGATGAACCTAGTGCAGTAGTTGGTACTAACCGTGCTGAAACAGGGCATCCGGTAGGGCAATTAACTGGCTATATAGCAGAAGGTTTGTTTACGGCAGACGACTTTGAAGACGTAAGTACAGGTAAACTGAAAGAAGGAATTCCGACTCAAAGTTTTGTAGGTAAATTACGTCCGGGGGATATCAGATACAGAGATGTCAATGGTGATGGTAAAGTGGACGTATTTGATAAATCTCCAATCGGAGGAACAAAAGATCCGGAGATAGTATATGGCTTTGGACTGAATATGAAATATAAGAATTTAGATTTTGGAGCTCTCTTCCAAGGCATAGGTCGTAGTTGGAATATATTAGGATCAAGTATTATTCCGGGTGCCAATAGAGGAGTGACAGGCAATATGTTTACTAATGCAAATGATCGTTGGACTGTAGACAACCCAAGTCAGAACGTATTTTATCCGCGTTTGGATGATGGTATAAATAGTAATAATAACCAATCCTCTACGTGGTGGCTGCGGAATATGAGTTTTTTACGTTTAAAAAACATTGAACTTGGTTATTCTTTACCAAAGAATTTGTGGAGAAATACTACAGTTATATCAGGCATTCGTCTTTTCGTGAGAGGAACAAATCTTTTAACATTCTCAAAATTTGATTTGTGGGATCCGGAAGTCGAGAATACTACAGGGGCTGCGTACCCAATTATGAAATCGTTATCTGCAGGTTTTGAAATTAAATTCTAA
- a CDS encoding FecR family protein: MSLKEYHRLADLFSKLNSQENIEDDFTSMPDAEKLKFFWQNCAQEKIDPSSIIEKTQRKMRKDAMKRRKKYFLVASASIAASFLICISTIYFLNQNGSGNLDFQAIAEEMDSQSVEEVTLITSKEQLNLDEDAFIKYSKEGKVAVNSQVIKENEEKTKEEQEYNQLLVPAGKRARVELSDGTRLVVNSQSKVIYPRCFKGDIRKIYAQGEVFLEVAHDKKHPFIVESDDFKLQVLGTKFNISNYKGGATNIVLVEGAVEVTDKNEKKARLNPNDLLNIANGTIAYQKQVDVAEYISWVEGIMLLNGNDLSQIIQRLSIYYGISIQCDPIIGKEKVYGKLDLKDDIDEVIECIQQTLPFTIEKSDTSIYLNK, translated from the coding sequence ATGAGCTTGAAAGAATACCATCGTCTCGCAGATTTATTTAGTAAATTGAATTCTCAAGAAAATATTGAGGATGATTTTACTTCTATGCCTGATGCAGAGAAATTGAAATTCTTTTGGCAAAATTGTGCGCAGGAAAAGATTGATCCATCTTCTATCATAGAGAAGACTCAACGAAAGATGCGAAAAGATGCTATGAAGCGCAGAAAGAAATATTTCTTAGTTGCTTCAGCTTCTATTGCTGCTTCCTTTTTGATTTGCATTTCAACTATTTATTTTTTGAATCAGAATGGAAGTGGTAATTTAGACTTCCAGGCTATTGCTGAAGAAATGGATAGCCAATCTGTTGAGGAAGTGACTCTTATTACTTCCAAGGAACAGCTTAATTTGGATGAAGATGCTTTCATTAAGTATTCGAAAGAGGGGAAAGTTGCTGTCAATTCACAAGTGATAAAAGAGAATGAAGAGAAAACCAAAGAGGAACAAGAATATAATCAGCTACTTGTTCCTGCGGGGAAAAGGGCTAGAGTAGAATTGTCTGATGGGACTCGGCTGGTCGTTAACTCTCAGTCAAAAGTGATTTATCCTCGTTGTTTTAAAGGAGACATTCGTAAAATCTATGCCCAAGGAGAAGTTTTTCTGGAAGTTGCGCATGATAAGAAACATCCTTTTATAGTGGAGTCTGATGATTTTAAACTGCAAGTGTTAGGAACGAAGTTCAATATCTCGAATTATAAAGGGGGGGCAACTAATATTGTATTGGTGGAAGGTGCGGTAGAAGTTACTGATAAGAATGAAAAGAAAGCACGCTTGAATCCTAATGATCTGTTGAATATAGCAAATGGTACAATTGCTTATCAGAAGCAAGTTGATGTAGCAGAGTATATTAGTTGGGTAGAGGGGATCATGCTATTGAATGGTAATGATTTGTCGCAGATCATTCAAAGACTAAGCATCTATTATGGTATATCTATTCAATGTGATCCAATTATTGGTAAAGAAAAAGTGTATGGGAAATTAGATTTGAAAGATGATATAGACGAGGTGATTGAATGTATTCAGCAAACCCTGCCATTCACAATCGAAAAAAGTGATACTAGTATATATTTAAATAAATAA
- a CDS encoding RNA polymerase sigma factor, with amino-acid sequence MKLENNEICRIVDGDEIAFNRFMEHYSSRLYHYTFALLGQKESAEEIVSDVFFEVWKNRKSLAEIGNMNAWIQTITYRKAISFLRKETGKYELSFDDIEDFIFEPVQSPAEEMISKEEMAKINDAIQQLPPKCKHVFFLAKIDGLPYKDIADMLNISVKTINNHIAFALDEIAKRLNLKSRKS; translated from the coding sequence GTGAAACTTGAGAATAATGAAATATGTAGAATAGTAGACGGCGATGAAATTGCTTTCAATCGTTTTATGGAGCATTATTCTTCGCGTTTATATCACTATACATTTGCGCTACTTGGCCAGAAGGAGTCAGCTGAAGAGATTGTGAGTGATGTTTTTTTTGAAGTTTGGAAAAATAGAAAAAGTCTGGCTGAAATTGGCAATATGAATGCTTGGATCCAGACAATCACCTATCGAAAAGCGATTTCTTTTTTGCGGAAGGAAACTGGAAAGTATGAATTGTCATTTGATGATATCGAAGATTTTATTTTTGAGCCGGTTCAATCTCCAGCCGAGGAGATGATTAGTAAGGAAGAAATGGCTAAAATTAATGACGCCATTCAACAACTTCCTCCCAAGTGTAAACATGTCTTTTTCTTAGCAAAAATAGATGGACTTCCTTATAAAGATATCGCAGATATGTTGAACATATCAGTGAAGACTATCAATAACCATATTGCTTTTGCGTTAGATGAAATTGCTAAAAGATTGAATCTGAAATCTCGCAAGAGCTAA
- a CDS encoding FtsX-like permease family protein encodes MNFPFYIARRYLFSKKKHNAINIISGISVCGVALATLALVCTLSVFNGFQDMVASFFTAFDPQLKITVREGKVFDAQDKRIRAVCALPEVEVFTETLEENAMVQYKDRQAMVVLKGVEDNFEELTAIDSILYGAGEFVLHDSIVNYGVMGVELVATLGTGLEFVDPLQVYLPKRNAKVNMANPGASFNRDYLYSPGVVFVVNQQEYDGKYILTSLDFLRQLLDYTTEVSAMELKLKPNVNTSSVQSKIENILGDDFVVQNRYQQQADVFRIMEIEKLISYLFLTFILMIACFNVIGSLSMLILDKKDDVVTLRSLGASDKLISRIFLFEGRLISLFGAISGIVLGLILCFIQQKFGIISLGGGGGTFVVDAYPVSVHAWDMVLIFITVLAVGFLSVWYPVRYLSKRLL; translated from the coding sequence GTGAACTTTCCTTTTTATATAGCCAGGCGTTATCTTTTCTCAAAAAAAAAGCATAACGCTATTAATATCATATCCGGTATTTCCGTATGTGGGGTAGCCCTTGCTACACTTGCTTTGGTTTGCACTCTTTCCGTTTTTAATGGTTTTCAGGATATGGTCGCTAGCTTTTTTACGGCTTTTGACCCGCAATTGAAAATAACAGTTCGTGAAGGAAAAGTCTTTGATGCGCAGGATAAACGGATTCGCGCTGTTTGTGCACTTCCTGAAGTGGAGGTGTTTACAGAAACACTTGAAGAAAATGCAATGGTGCAATACAAGGATCGGCAAGCTATGGTTGTATTGAAAGGTGTGGAGGATAACTTTGAAGAACTGACTGCTATAGACAGTATACTCTATGGCGCAGGTGAATTTGTTCTTCATGACTCTATTGTGAACTACGGGGTCATGGGAGTGGAACTGGTTGCGACTTTGGGTACAGGTTTGGAATTTGTTGATCCTCTTCAGGTTTATCTACCCAAGCGGAATGCCAAAGTGAACATGGCAAATCCCGGAGCTTCTTTTAATCGTGATTACCTGTATTCTCCGGGTGTCGTATTTGTTGTGAATCAGCAAGAATATGACGGGAAATATATTCTGACTTCTCTCGATTTTCTTCGCCAGCTTCTGGATTATACAACAGAAGTCTCTGCGATGGAATTGAAATTAAAGCCTAATGTAAATACTTCATCGGTACAATCTAAAATAGAAAACATATTAGGTGATGATTTTGTTGTTCAGAATCGTTATCAGCAGCAGGCAGATGTTTTCCGTATTATGGAGATAGAGAAACTTATTTCCTATTTATTTCTGACCTTTATCTTAATGATTGCCTGTTTCAATGTAATTGGTTCTCTTTCCATGTTGATTTTGGATAAGAAGGATGATGTAGTAACTTTGCGGAGTCTTGGAGCTAGTGATAAACTCATCTCCCGAATATTCCTCTTTGAAGGACGTCTCATTTCTCTTTTTGGCGCTATTTCCGGTATTGTCCTCGGCTTAATCCTATGTTTTATCCAACAGAAATTCGGTATAATTTCATTGGGGGGCGGTGGCGGAACTTTTGTTGTAGACGCCTATCCTGTCAGTGTTCATGCTTGGGATATGGTACTTATTTTTATCACCGTTTTGGCAGTCGGATTCCTTTCTGTATGGTATCCTGTACGTTATTTAAGTAAGAGACTTTTATAG
- the rbfA gene encoding 30S ribosome-binding factor RbfA yields the protein METTRQNKISRLLQKELSEIFLLQTKSMPGTLVSVSAVRISPDMSIARVYLSVFPSEKAEEMVKNINNNMKSIRYELGTRVRHQLRIIPELKFFVDDSLDYIEKIDSLLK from the coding sequence ATGGAAACAACCAGACAGAATAAGATATCTCGCCTGTTGCAGAAAGAGCTAAGTGAGATATTCCTGCTTCAAACAAAGTCCATGCCGGGCACATTGGTCTCTGTTAGTGCAGTTCGTATCAGTCCTGATATGAGTATTGCCCGTGTTTATCTCAGTGTTTTTCCTTCGGAGAAAGCGGAAGAGATGGTGAAGAATATCAATAACAATATGAAATCCATTCGCTATGAACTTGGAACTCGTGTGCGTCACCAGTTGCGCATCATTCCCGAGCTGAAATTCTTTGTGGATGATTCATTGGATTATATTGAGAAAATAGATTCATTGCTGAAGTGA
- a CDS encoding O-methyltransferase produces MQETESIDEYILQHIDPESDYLKSLYRDTHVKLLRPRMASGHLQGRMLKMFVEMIRPRQILEIGTYSGYSALCLAEGLAEGGMLHTFEINDEQEDFTRPWLEKSPFADKIRFYIGDALELVPCLGVTFDMAFIDGDKRKYIEYYEMTLAHLSAGGYIIADNTLWDGHVLEQPRNTDAQTIGIKAFNDLVAEDVRVEKVILPLRDGLTIIRKK; encoded by the coding sequence ATGCAGGAAACCGAATCAATAGACGAATATATTTTGCAGCATATTGATCCCGAGAGCGATTATTTAAAGTCGCTCTACCGGGACACACATGTAAAACTGCTCCGTCCTCGTATGGCTTCCGGGCATTTGCAGGGACGGATGCTGAAAATGTTTGTAGAAATGATTCGGCCCCGTCAGATATTGGAAATAGGAACGTATAGTGGCTATTCTGCCCTTTGTCTGGCAGAAGGTCTGGCCGAAGGTGGAATGTTGCATACGTTTGAGATCAATGATGAACAAGAGGATTTTACCCGTCCATGGTTGGAAAAATCACCATTTGCCGATAAAATTCGTTTTTATATAGGTGATGCTTTAGAACTTGTTCCGTGTTTAGGTGTTACCTTTGATATGGCTTTTATTGATGGTGATAAGCGTAAGTATATTGAATATTACGAGATGACGTTGGCGCATTTATCTGCAGGCGGATATATCATTGCTGATAATACTTTGTGGGACGGGCATGTTCTCGAACAGCCTCGCAACACGGATGCACAGACGATTGGTATTAAAGCCTTCAATGATTTGGTGGCGGAAGATGTGCGAGTGGAAAAAGTGATATTGCCTTTACGTGACGGATTAACGATTATAAGAAAAAAGTAA